In Vespa velutina chromosome 1, iVesVel2.1, whole genome shotgun sequence, the genomic stretch GCGGCTATGGAGGCGGAGGAGGACATGGTGGATGGGAAGAAAGCGGAGGTGGCTACGATCTAGGTGGTGGAGGCGGTGGttatggtggtggtggtggtgactGGGGTGGTCACTGAACAAAATTTTCACGAAATTCTCGAGCAAAATCTTAAATTGTGACGGCCAAACAACAGTGATTATCCCTTCCCTCGCACTTATCcgtccatcttttttttacctctcACGTGTCCTAGTCTCTatccatattttattatttcattaccaTTTATTTAccaattgtatatatatatatatattatatagttacgtattttatatttcgtcgtttttataatatttaatacgttcgtattatttttctatatgttcgtttctatctctgtttcgtatttttttttttttttgttattattgtttcttttttctccttctttataGTTGATCTTATTATgacaaataaattgtataccTTTTTGTTTTGTACCTATGGAAACGTTCAATGAATTTATACTTGGATGAAAAACAAGGAGGATCGtaaggaaagagaattttgttattacgaaagaaatgatttttcttaaaaataaatattttacatggcGGACACACAGGAACACATATCCCATTGTGTTCTtgtcatacatacatattatatatagagatatataaaaacaataatgtgTTTTAAGTCTCAAGATTCTctcgttattaatttctaacaaAATATCTCCTTTAGAATTAATTCTTGAAaagtattttgttaaaaatattttattttagctCGCTTCCTTCGTTAGAATGATTGTGTTCCACGTTTTCCTCGGTGACGAAGTAACGTCCTGCATTTGTTTTGACGacttcttcatcctcttccACATCCTTAACCTTTgatttctctcgttcgttttcCTCCTCCAATTCAgtatcaaaatgaaatttatttaattcgttaGCATAAAAAGCTCCGCTTTCCGATCGTAAACCTTTTCGATATCCTTCCTCATAACCGTGCGTTGGTTTTTCTTCATGATTATCAGGGATCTCCGGAACTTCCAAATTCTGTGAATATTGCGGTGGATAAGAGTAACCAATCAAACCGTTCGTGTGATCCctcgtagaaatattttcatcgtaaGATTCTCGTTTAGGAAAGTAAGAGTCCGTTTGAATTGGATTTTGttgaaaatctttttgataatcgtccttaaatatttcttcctgTTTAACTTTGTGACTAACATCACGATGATTATGACCGTGATCGTCATGGTGAAAGTGACTAGTCCAATATTTCCATTCATGGTGAGCATCCTTATGATCTTCTTCCTCGTGAAACGatggttttttcttctttggtaCTTCCTTTTTCTGTGGCACGTACTTTTTATGAGGCATCAATTTATGTATGAATATCGTTTTGGTGTGAATGTGATGCTTGATAATCTCTGGTA encodes the following:
- the LOC124957540 gene encoding uncharacterized protein LOC124957540 — its product is MCLRRESKEWLLNSTNFYFNNISTPNVLVILSKEYLDFIKQQDNCFISLHLNVLSKFLSRDYLDFIRSRDRLSYKFTIFIHFKIHVPEIIKHHIHTKTIFIHKLMPHKKYVPQKKEVPKKKKPSFHEEEDHKDAHHEWKYWTSHFHHDDHGHNHRDVSHKVKQEEIFKDDYQKDFQQNPIQTDSYFPKRESYDENISTRDHTNGLIGYSYPPQYSQNLEVPEIPDNHEEKPTHGYEEGYRKGLRSESGAFYANELNKFHFDTELEEENEREKSKVKDVEEDEEVVKTNAGRYFVTEENVEHNHSNEGSELK